TTGGGGCAAAATCAGTTTATTAAAAAGCTATAAGCGATAAAATAGAAACCCCAAACCCAAGAAGGGGggaaaaagagaaggaaaaaaaaaaaaaaaaaaaaagggggaaaaaatgaagaaaaatattaaaggGTGAAATTGGAAAGACGAGCGGAAATGGCCTGCAAAATGTCAAGTTTCTTCTTGGTGGATAATTTAAGGTAAACTAAATACGCATCGCTGCGCCAATCTCCCTGCGCCTTAATAAATTCCGTAGGCGCGCCGCAATTGAAAGCAAAAGTGGCACCACCCTGACGAAAACTACGCGATGAAAAATGCTCTGGCTTAAGGCCTACTGTGTTAATGCATGCTTTGAAAAATCGATTAAAATGTGCGGCGAACAGAGGTCGGAAAAACCCGTCCTGATTGACAATAAACAAGGGCGAGCTAGGAAGGTTAGGTACTGTGCACAAGTAACGATTGAGGGCTGTGACAGGGCACAATACAGAATTAGGAATAAAAGGTAACGGAATTTCTAGTTCACGCTGTTTAAACTGAATGGTTTTGGTTCTGTAAACCCTGAGAACCGCTCCTGACGCAGTAATAGAGACATCTTGGCGCCTGAGAAAATAAGCGCTGTCGGAATGACAGTCGGCTAAGGCATAAGGTACTAAATTAGAAATCcgtaggaaagaaaaaaaaggcaactaAAAAAAGGGCATGCATGCAAATATGCAACTGATTAGACCAATCGAAATGTTGAAAAACATTCAAAAGAATGTCAACAGTCACCGGGTGAGTAACGCGAACAGAGTCACCCATAATGCGCCGAAGCGCCCGTTGGGTGAGAAAAGCATCGTAATCATGCATAAAAGAGAAATCGGCTCCCAGTGACTTGTTGATATGCTTGAGAATGTTGATATAGTTAACTACAGAGCGGTAACAAGATAACGATTTCGAGAGGAAGGCTAAATAAGCTAAATAAGACTGCTTAGAAACAGGGAACGGATTAAAAGCGCAGTAATCACAAAATAAAAGATAAGAGTTCAGTTGTGTTCTCATATTCCTCTTTGTGGATTCTTGAAAAGCGAAGGACTGAATCGTGTTAGCGTAATCCAACAACGTCGCAGCGTTCTCTGGAAGACAAACAAGTAGTGCTAAACGTATACAAAAAAACGCCGGCTACTCTAGCGTGAAAGTAAAGAAACTGTCAGGCAATGTGCACTCAGTAAGGGAGCGAGCTTCTGCGAGACACTTAAAACGGTGACAATATTTGTCAGTGTGAAATCTGCTGAGGGAATCAGCTAACCAATTGTCACACCCACGGACTGAACGAACAATGAGATTGATGTTGTACAATGCGAGGAGCAACCAGAGTTCTCGCAAGCAGCGCTGCATGAAAACATTAGACGAACTTTGAGAGTTTATGACGGACACGCAAGTGGCATTATCAGAGAGAAGCTCTACTCCTAGACCCTGTAGTTTGGGGGCCCACAATTTGATAGAAATAACTACGGTGAGCAGTTCCAACTCGTTAATGTGCCGGTCTTGGGTGAGAATGAAATCCGGAAACTCTctatgaaaacactcaccgaaGCAAACCGCCCCGCAACCGGTGAGACAAGCGTCAGTGGCAAAAAGTTCGGGATTCGAAATAATGACGTCAGAGGGAATCACAGAAACACCATTGTAATGTGAGAGAAAATACAACCACCAGATGATGTCCGCGCGAAGAGCATCGGAGACTGGATGAACGGTGCGCTTTGGCGACGAAGCGCAAGAACGGAGAGCATTTAAGAGACGACTCATGAAGGCCCTGCCTGGTCGCACACAAGCGGAAACGTAGGACAGCTTTCCAAGCAGCTGTTGAAGCTCGCGCTTAGTGAAAGATCGTTTGTTGAGCCACATGGTAAGTTCAAGCTGCAGTTCCTTAAGACGGAAAGCAGGGACGGACAGAGTCATGTCCACAGTGTTGATCCAAACGCCCAAACAAATCATTTCATGAGCTGGTGGTGTATCTTTCTCAGGGGCGTCCATTAAACCCAATTCTGCAAATAAAGAGTTCATCCGCTGAAAGGAGAGGTTAGATGAATCAGAGAATTCGGCACCGTAAAAATCATCGATGTACACGTCGACGGAAATGCCTTCGGAGTTTAAAATGTAAACTAGCGAGGATGACCGCGAATGACCTTTGATATGACACAAAACCCGATATGACCAAGGAGAAACTTGATACGAGTGTCAAAAGACAAAGCCGCGCAAAAGGAGTGTCCCTAATTAAGTATTTTGACAAAGCCAAAACAACcacattcaattcaatctgttgttattcaattcaatttctatatccattcaattcaatctgtctttattcaattcaatttctatatccattcaattccaTCCGTctctattcaattcaatttctatatccattcaattcaattcaattcaatctgttgttattcaattcaatttctatatccattcaattcaatctgtctttattcaattcaatttctatatccattcaattttGGGGTCTGGGTCGAACGGTAAAATCTGCTAGGACGATGCTGGGACCGAACGACATTTTGATAAAGATGGCGGgaatctaagaattaaattgaatgaatacgaattaaattaaatgaatgcagagattgaattgaacaaatacggactgaattgaataaataaatattaaattgaatcaaaatagaactattgaattttgctacatttggcttggcatagaagacgctctttaaatgaaatgaaagctttattgcttggacgagtaaacgctggccgtgacatgtgcgtcggaaaactacatttgcaagtattcacgtgaaaaacatgacccatgtcacggagcttgaactcaacaccagggcctttgctctgccgtttgttcacataccattcattccagttgcaagaacaaaggaatgccaagaatgtgccaaaattttccttcaagtcggctctagcgctgtacgctttaagaacgtgccgctgaccaccgaaagcaagattagtctgcggtctcgctcttgctcgcccgcaatTAGAAAGAACAGAGGTCCCAGTATACTACCCTGGGGAACCCCGCAGGTTAATTTACTTTTACACTGGATAACGCTCCGTCGACAGTGCATTTTTGGGATCTATTACAAAAGTAGGATGCAAAAAATCGTAGCGCATTTGGATCAACCCCGTAGTTCGCAAGTTTCCGCAAAATTATTTCACGATCGATCGTATCGAAGGCCTTTTTAAGATCAATAAACAGCACGCCATTCAAGAGACCGTTGTCAGTATTAATTGACAAGTTATTCGTTGTCGTGCTATGCATTAATCGAAAGCCACATTGGTTACGTGTTCAAGAGCCTACAAGGCATAAAGTTGATGATAGATAATTTTTTCGAAAACTTTTGAGACGAGTAGCAATACTGATATTGTTCGATAGTTCCCTAGTTCCGTAgttcctaaaacacggaaccacccaaaaccagccaaaacgacccaaaaccacctacaaaaccaaccaaaacgacgcAAAACCGGCAACAATATACCCTAAGACGACCGGTTTGCGTGATAGATGTGTAGATGgccgtctgtgatgttgcgtgactatcacatTGACAatcatgcatggaattttctcgCCCTTATCGTGTTCATCGCATTAAAAGtctcacgaaaagtcaaagGGTGCTCCCTCGCTGAAAACAAGCCAGctgatatatttttgcaactcaagcTGATGTCACgtcaaaactaacaataaattttgGAGTGGCAATTCTGACATAGCAAACAAGCCGAAAGTTTTAGTTTCTGGGCCCCTGCTCAATACTTGtacttctattttcgacattttctatCTACTTACTAGCTTATTTcgcactcaaaatggtctcgattgTATTTAGAGTAATAGAACAAAGGATTTAacgaaaaagtgttttgatgagcttcattctaccaagtcttatcgaaaaaacaaacaagagcCTCatcaacgtgatagtcacgcaacatcacagacggacatctacgcaaatatcacgcaaaccggtcgtattagggtatattgtagctggttttgggtcgttttgttggtggttttgggtcgttccGTGTTTTTCCAAACATCCCACATCGTTTCTGGATTTGTCTCTGAAAAAACTCTATTCCATGGCTGTTGTGCAACATCGTTGAGGAAGTGGTGGtggttgaaatttttaaaaacgcGTGACTCAATCGTCCGATGAATACCAGTTTGCTCGTAGCAGATTTTAAGGGTCATGAAGACCAGAGAATGATCACTGATAGCAAGATGAATTACACCAGAGCTAGATACTTTTTCGGGCGAACTAGGTACACAGACATCAATCAACGTTCCCGAGGTGGGTGTAATTCTAGTCGGTTCGGAGATCAATTGACTTAGTCCCTATGTATCAAGTATGTTGGTCAAAGTGGATGAGTTATGATTATTTGATCCGTCAAGCATATTACAGTTAAGATCACCCAGAAGGTAAAAGTCTTTCTGTTCAGAGTCCACCTTATCGACTAGAGACTCAAAATGATGATAGACATCTTGGGCAGAATTTGGAGGCTTATACCACGTACTAACAAAAGAAAGGTCTAGAGTGGGGTCTAATAATTTCGATGACAATTTAACGCATTCAAGTTGACCAACACATAAATCGTCACGGATCTGGTAATTTATGTTATTCCGTAAATACATACAAACACCACCACCACTTCGGCCGTTAACTGAGCGATCCTTCCTAACAACCTCAAACCTCGTTCATTATTGGCGGAATATCGGTCGAGTGTCGGTGGTCTATCGGTCGAGTGTCGGTGGTCTATCGGTCGAGTGTCTTATAATATAAATCAAGAGTTTAGACTGTCAGTATCAGATTTATAATGTATACGCATTATACTTGGATCATGTGCGCAAATTCAGTCATTACCAAGCAAggatactaaatggccggcagtccggtattttcaataaatttcaccaatcgattaatcccagcgaaaccaaagtatcttatgtcgatacTGATATGATAAGATATTGTTGAAGTGGATTTCAGCTCCAGAAGAGACTCAACTAAAGCGTGCAGATTTTTCCTGCCGGTTTTCTCCAGAGGTCGTATGAAAGGTCAAGATAGTATGACGTCTATGTCACTTGTCACGCtatgctttgaaaaaaaatttgtaaggAACATCCAAAgactaacaaaaacaaaatatgaaatcCCACAAAACCGGCAGCTTGGATCAGGATCACGACATACGATagtttggtttagctgggattaatcgattggtgaaatttattgaaaataccggactgccggccatttagtatccTTGCTTGGTAATGACTGAATTTGCGCACATGATCCAAGTATAATGCGTATACATTATAAATCTTGCTTGCAAACTCAAACTATCCAatttctaattattcttttaagaAGAATGTAAGATCTGCAAATTGCAATTACATATATGTGATTCTGTGAAATGACTTACTATACTTACTTACCATAGTCGGCCACACGAGCTGACCCAGACAATTTACTGTACTGAACAGTACTATAACGCTGCCCACGTTCAAAATAACACCCATTATTGTCAGTGTACATGAGCCACCCTCTATCTACATCACAGCCACCAAAATTCCTGCTGATGAAGAAATAACGGCGTCGTGTAGTATCTGACCCAGAAAATCCATACAGGCTGAAATAATTTTGTGGCTCCGTCCAAATGTCACTCCAAGGAGAGGATTTGAGCCGTGctttttcaaaccagtttgaGTATTGTGAAGCTGTTGCATTGAAAACCAGCTCTTTCACAACATTGCCACTTTCATACAAGGACACTCTTGCCTaataacacaaaacaaaaggagaatAAGGTAAGTCTGTACAAAtcagaaataaaatttttcagttaCAGCTGGATTGAATTTAGGAAGTTATATTCATCCTTAGTTTCATGCACTGAATAGGCATCAACCTCCATATGATCACACCTCCATAAACAGTCATGTTTCATCAAGGTAAGTTATGTGATCTTTGTCAACACAACACAACACACatccaaagaaaatgaaaaagtaaaacCTGTCATGGAGAGGAATCTTATTTCTTATGCCTTGTCAAAAGAAAGGGCTCCTTTTTTCAACTTGGTTTACAGTGTGTCAACTTTTCATGCAGTGAATATGTTTCCCAATTCATTGTCAATCATTTTTCATAAAATACATTTGTTAGTAAATTGATGCTTTTTTACAGCCTGAAAAACTGCCCTGACAGGGGACCCACCTGGGATGCATTAAAATATTCCCAGTTGCCTTCAAGATACACTTGGTTCTTGTAGTGACCCTTGTACTGGTTTGTGATGCTAAGAGCTTCCATGTTGTATTCCTGAATGGGCCAGGTAGAGTTGAGCACATCCCCAAATAGGACCAACCCTTGGTCAGCATGGCTCACCACCTTCAGTACCAATGTCCACCCTGTCAAGCAAAAATCACATTGAAACAGGATTTGGTTTAGCCAACATAAACATGAAAAAGCTGCCTTCCAAAGATAGAACAACTGAGGAATTTAGGGCAACTTCAGTTTCAGAAAGTTTATATGGCACAATTCcattttgaaaagatttccttGGGAGGAAAAGCTTGACTGGATCTCTGACTTAATAGGATTTGTCAGAGTCATGAACATTTTGTATAAAACAAGTCTAAATTAATGATCAAATTACTAACATAATAAGACAATAAGGCTGCAGTTGTTTAGAGAACTACTCCTTCAGGAAATCTAATGCTCtgaaggtttttctttttccaattttACTTGATGCAGCTCGTTTTATGTCCTGTGttgaatgacaataataattcaaTATTATTGTATTGGTGAGAGTTTTTATTTACCTCCTGCTGTCATGTCACAATACACTGGAAAGGAAGTAGATAAGGGACTCTCTGTAAAAATTAGAGAAAAAAGAGACAACATTTTCAGCATTTGGACAAGCTGTGTCTGATTTTTACACCTTTTGGGCTCAAACATCTTGGCCCATTAATGGCAATGACAGTTAATGTCCTAGTTTTTGGAGTATCCAAGGCAACTAAAACACAAAATGACCTGGTAGCTTGGCTCAACGAAGAAATTTCTCTTAATTCATTTTTGAAATCACTGTTCTATAACTCAGTAGGCTATTTTTAACCTGTTCATTTCTTTCATTGCACCCTGTTGCTATATTTCTGCAGTAGGTCCATGGCTGCCAATCGTTAACCAACTCATCAAATAGTgtcattattattctttttattactattattattattactatttttatttcAGTAATAGATGGAAGTTTACtcaaaaatattaattattttaaggaAGCTGAACATCCAGCTGCCACCGAGGTAAGTTTAATAGATTAATACCTGAAAGACCGATCCCGATCCAATACACTCCATCGCTGAGGTGCTTTCCATCAGCTTTTTCTAAAATATCTTTACACGAAGATCCTGGATTAAGCTCCGTGCCATATTCCTGCACCCCTGTCATGCGAAGTGCTTTCCATTCGCTATTCAGACAGAGAAACAATTTTCCGTTGGAGTACTTCAACGCCCCATCGTGAGCTTTGCTGTCGCAGGCACAGGATCCATGTCCCATCTTATAAATGGTGGGCAAGACTTCGTTGCAATCCAAAGTCTCTGGTACACACAGTTGGCCACTAACGACGGAAGCTAAGGCTGCGAGAAACACTGTATTTTGTGAGATCATTTTGATGTTGGTAAAAAGTCTCTTCATCGCTGCTCCGTGGCGTAGTTTTCTGCAAATTTTATGATGGCGTGGCCACGTTTAATTTGGCgggaaaataaagaaagtgtCAATCCCGCAGACTCTAAGACACGAACAGATCACATGTCTTACGGGACGAGAAAAAGCAATCTCGTTGTCAGGGATTCCACTGTAACACGCAGCGCaggaaaaagaacaaataaCGATTGAAAGAATCTCTAGCTGTTATCAAGAAACAGGTGAACTCGTGTACTTGAAACGAGTGGActtaatttatttgattttgaaCATACTTTTGCGTTCGTCCAGATTTAATATACTCTGCTAACTCTGGTTCGTCTTTTTTTTCAGTCGTGAATTGAAGACGTAGGGGACAAGAAAAGAGAATCTTCATCGACAGTGGGTATCCTGCATGTGACCAGGTTTGGTCCAAAGAAGGAGCGAAAAGCCTAAAAGATGTGTTTAAATCATTGGAAACCTAAAAGTAATTGCTCAGTTTGTTTACGTAAGACTATATTACAACCCTAAGACTGTTTACTGTTTCCCATTTCCACGAATGGCGAAGATAGAGATGgattaaaaacttgaaaaagttgaccaactttttcaagttctcactctgaGCTAATCGAGTATTGGGCCCAGAATATACCTTTCCGTTAAAACTTATCGCAGGGGTGAAGATTTTCAgtaaagcaatgaaaataaaatgaccCCTCCAAAGTAAGGGATTAAAATGTCTAGACCGTACCCTCCCTTGGAACTCGTCCTAAAATTCCATGACCCTCCTGTGGATAAATTACTCGTCCAAATTTTATACACACCAACCTGTACAGTGGTAAAAGGAAAGATATTTAGTACTTTTAATAATGCAAGCAAACTTGAATTAAAACCTGTGACTGAACATACAAGTGGTTTCCGTGTGAAAGAAACAagtgaaaagaaagcttttggCTGAATGGGATGACAAGCGCGTTTTTGACCAGGAAGAAAGACTCTCTCACTGTGTTCAAATTTAATCTGATTCACTTGAATCTTCTATTTCACTTAATATATGTGGGCTAAATTTCTTGTGATTGGGCGAAACGGTGGCTTGTAACTATCAATGCTTCCAAAACTAAATGTACGACGTTCTCGGTCAAGCGTTTTAAGCCTTTTCATTCTTTTGTATTGTTTGATAATCAGGTAAATAATGAAGTTATGCAACATACTCACCCAGGCGTAACGCTTGCCAGCAATTTATCTTGGAAACCGCATATTTTTAATGTCTACGAGAGAGCTAGCAAGAGAGCGAATATGTTGAAGGGTTTAAAATTCAAACTTAGTAGAAACACTCTCGAGAGGCTTTATAAATTTCTCGTTCGCCCTGTAATAGAGTTTGCGGATGTGGTTTGGGATGGATGTACCGAAAGTGAATGTGATCTCTTTGAGCATGTGCAGTACGAGACTGCTAAAATTGTTACCGGGGCGATTAAAGGAACTAGTAAGCATCGCCTTGCGCTTGAATTTGGTTGGCAAGAAATGAGGTCGAGAAGGGCTGTTCATAAAGTGATGCTTTATTACAAGATTGTAAACAACCTTTGTCCTAATTATCTTAAAAACTACTTTCAGTACAAGTCTCTGAGAGAACGAGTTATTCATTAAGAAATCTTCAAAAATTTACTCTTTTTGCTAGTCGTACCGAATGTTTTAACAAATCGTTTTTTTCCATCTACCTCAAGGTTATGGAATAATATAGGTATTGATGTACGAGCACTCTTTCCCTGAGTGAAGAAATCCCTGTTATCCTACTTTTCATTTCCTGCAAAAAATGCTCTTTATGAAGTTGCTCTTGATAGGTTTTCTTCTATataattcataataataataataataataatggttttATTTAGAGTCTGTAAAGCATTTTTTCCTGAAGTGTCCTTTGTTTGCTACTTCACGTCATAAACTGCTCTCCTCAGCAGCTCAGATTTTTGCTGACAGGTGGGTATATATGTATGATACAGCAATTGTATCGGCTTTTCTGTCTGGATGCCCATCTCTTTCTTATGATGAAAATAGGCTTTATTTTTGCTTGCCCAGACGTTTATCTTAGATTCTTACCGATTTTATGTAACGGAATAAGTGTACATTTGTGCTACCTGTCAGCATGTTGATTCTTTGTGATTTGTACGCTCTTTTTACTCTCTTACCCCTATAATGTAATGAAATGTACGTATACTCGAAGTAAGCCCCCTCGGTGAGTCTTTGTAACTCTTGGGGTAAACTTCTTGTTTgaatattgttaaaaaaaacattcttgtgACCCTCTCTCTTTTCCTGTCATATTTTCCCATTACCCTCCCTTTGAAAGGGCTTAAAAAAGCTTTGACCCTCTCTGGATCATGATTTGCACGTATTTGAAAAATAGCCCAAGTAATTTTCCAGTCCACTTCTAAGCTGAGTTCCTCATAGTTGAACATAAAAATAATGTGATCGTGTTTCTTGTGCTTTTCGCTGTGAAAACAGGCCACTTCCTAGCCACTGATTCTCTTTCAGGTAATCATTTTCTGACCGCGGAAAAGAaactagaaagaaaaaaacaggaatcATGGAAAAGGGAGCAAGGGAATAGTGGTTGCAAGTTCGCTGGGAGTTTGTAAAGCTATCTGAATGATGAAAGAGCCTTTTagcgttgtttttctttcaagcaACAATGCAACAATTTTTTATTATTCCATTTGTGCtgcatgcaatttttttcttccccGACAAACAATTGCaagaattttccttttgaaaacCACCGCCCGCCTCCCTAAAATTTAAATGGTCGGCCCCTTACggagaaatttttcaggttcagtaggccaatttcgatattttaaaattccgCTCCTAAAAATAGACCTCAGCAGGGGGCTCTGGAA
This genomic window from Acropora muricata isolate sample 2 chromosome 2, ASM3666990v1, whole genome shotgun sequence contains:
- the LOC136909350 gene encoding uncharacterized protein translates to MKRLFTNIKMISQNTVFLAALASVVSGQLCVPETLDCNEVLPTIYKMGHGSCACDSKAHDGALKYSNGKLFLCLNSEWKALRMTGVQEYGTELNPGSSCKDILEKADGKHLSDGVYWIGIGLSESPLSTSFPVYCDMTAGGWTLVLKVVSHADQGLVLFGDVLNSTWPIQEYNMEALSITNQYKGHYKNQVYLEGNWEYFNASQARVSLYESGNVVKELVFNATASQYSNWFEKARLKSSPWSDIWTEPQNYFSLYGFSGSDTTRRRYFFISRNFGGCDVDRGWLMYTDNNGCYFERGQRYSTVQYSKLSGSARVADYGDTGIADLLAVFLR
- the LOC136909078 gene encoding uncharacterized protein, with protein sequence YQVSPWSYRVLCHIKGHSRSSSLVYILNSEGISVDVYIDDFYGAEFSDSSNLSFQRMNSLFAELGLMDAPEKDTPPAHEMICLGVWINTVDMTLSVPAFRLKELQLELTMWLNKRSFTKRELQQLLGKLSYVSACVRPGRAFMSRLLNALRSCASSPKRTVHPVSDALRADIIWWLYFLSHYNGVSVIPSDVIISNPELFATDACLTGCGAVCFGECFHREFPDFILTQDRHINELELLTVVISIKLWAPKLQGLGVELLSDNATCVSVINSQSSSNVFMQRCLRELWLLLALYNINLIVRSVRGCDNWLADSLSRFHTDKYCHRFKCLAEARSLTECTLPDSFFTFTLE